A portion of the Nitrospiraceae bacterium genome contains these proteins:
- a CDS encoding DUF3987 domain-containing protein has translation MSGKAFAEALEQFDETEKRVQEHFLNGLETMIPPTEEPVSMDDRREQESWPVLDPLAIRGVLGELVRAIEPHSEADPAALLIQAMAAYGSVLNRGPHFRAEADVHHMNLFAALVGETSKGRKGTSWGHIRRVFSVIDAEWTSTRVLNGLSSGEGLIWAVRDEITKDEPIRERGRPTGEYQTVIVDRGIGDKRLMVLESEFASTLRVMGRDGNTLSAVIRQAWDSGDLRTMAKNAPACATGAHISLVVHITKDELCRLIEANEASNGFCNRFLWLCVTRSKILPEGGHFDESAIAPLLQQLHRAVQFGRAGGELTRSETARVMWRQVYPELSEGKPGLLGAVISRAEAQVMRLACLYALQDMSYVVQPEHLTAALALWEYCEASARYIFGQRLGDPIADELLSALRRHPQGMTRTEIRDWFGRNRKAYEINRGLALLAKQGFARMEESPSGGRQIERWFAVSRATT, from the coding sequence ATGAGTGGGAAAGCGTTCGCTGAAGCCCTGGAACAGTTTGATGAGACGGAAAAGCGAGTACAAGAGCATTTCCTCAATGGCCTGGAGACGATGATTCCTCCCACGGAGGAACCAGTATCAATGGATGACAGGCGAGAACAAGAAAGCTGGCCCGTGCTCGATCCGCTGGCAATCCGTGGGGTGCTTGGTGAGTTAGTTCGGGCCATTGAGCCGCACAGTGAAGCGGACCCGGCCGCACTCCTCATTCAGGCGATGGCCGCCTATGGAAGTGTCCTGAACCGAGGGCCTCACTTTCGAGCTGAAGCGGACGTGCACCACATGAACCTGTTTGCCGCCTTGGTGGGTGAAACCTCGAAGGGCCGCAAGGGCACCAGTTGGGGGCATATCCGAAGAGTCTTCTCGGTGATTGATGCTGAGTGGACGAGCACTCGCGTCCTCAATGGTCTGTCGTCAGGTGAAGGCTTGATTTGGGCCGTTCGAGACGAAATCACCAAGGACGAGCCGATTCGGGAACGGGGAAGACCGACGGGGGAGTATCAGACGGTCATTGTGGATCGTGGCATTGGCGATAAGCGGCTCATGGTTCTCGAATCCGAGTTTGCCAGCACCCTGCGAGTGATGGGACGAGATGGCAACACACTCAGTGCGGTCATTCGGCAAGCGTGGGATAGTGGCGATCTCCGAACGATGGCCAAAAATGCCCCTGCGTGTGCCACAGGGGCTCATATCTCTCTCGTGGTCCACATCACTAAAGATGAACTCTGCCGACTTATTGAAGCCAATGAAGCGAGCAATGGGTTCTGCAATCGCTTCCTGTGGCTCTGCGTCACGCGATCGAAGATTCTTCCCGAAGGCGGACACTTTGATGAATCGGCGATTGCTCCCCTTCTTCAACAGTTGCATCGGGCCGTACAGTTTGGACGAGCGGGAGGAGAACTTACACGCAGTGAGACGGCGCGAGTCATGTGGCGGCAAGTCTATCCCGAACTCTCCGAAGGGAAACCCGGTCTCCTTGGCGCGGTCATTTCCAGAGCTGAGGCCCAGGTCATGCGCCTTGCCTGTCTGTATGCCCTGCAAGATATGTCGTATGTCGTACAGCCAGAGCATCTCACGGCAGCATTGGCGTTATGGGAATACTGCGAAGCGAGCGCCCGATATATCTTTGGTCAGCGACTGGGAGATCCGATCGCTGACGAACTACTGTCCGCCCTGCGTCGACACCCTCAGGGTATGACACGCACAGAGATCCGTGACTGGTTTGGACGCAACCGCAAGGCTTATGAGATCAACCGAGGGCTCGCTCTCTTGGCGAAGCAGGGATTCGCTCGGATGGAAGAGTCTCCCTCCGGCGGGCGACAAATTGAGCGCTGGTTTGCAGTCTCTAGGGCTACGACA